A single genomic interval of Planctomycetota bacterium harbors:
- a CDS encoding endonuclease/exonuclease/phosphatase family protein produces the protein MRYLALLVLIAVGCSAKPVRFAQYNASLYRSAQGELIEDLSTPDDEQAQAVAAVIQEIRPDVLLVNEFDWDADGRAADLFRENYLQVSQGGREPIEYPYVYVAESNTGIPSGHDLNNDGTTGGELGTRAYGNDALGYGTFPGQYSFILLSKHRLMIGGERTFAEVRWKEVEVAGERKGRSITFVGPPESFYESAELKDFRLSSKNHVDLPILINNRWVRTLLSHPTPPGFDGDEDRNGRRNHDEIAFWSAYVPANARELRENDALGLPAMPLERFYDHPIAPFEMADQRMAPFIVMGDLNADPVDGGSIPGAIDQLLDHPRVQDPRPRSEGGAAAAVRQGGVNADHRGDPALDTGDFSDNRVGNLRVDYVLPSVDLEVVDSGVYWPADGQGLELVEKASDHRLVWVDVIVK, from the coding sequence GGCTCAGGGCGAGCTGATCGAAGACCTCTCGACGCCCGACGACGAGCAGGCGCAAGCCGTCGCTGCGGTAATCCAGGAAATCCGCCCGGACGTGCTGCTCGTGAACGAGTTCGATTGGGACGCGGACGGTCGCGCGGCGGACCTGTTCCGCGAGAACTACCTGCAGGTGAGCCAGGGCGGCCGGGAGCCGATCGAGTACCCGTACGTCTATGTCGCCGAAAGCAACACCGGCATCCCCAGCGGCCACGACCTCAACAACGACGGCACCACCGGCGGCGAACTCGGCACCCGCGCCTACGGCAACGACGCCCTCGGCTACGGCACCTTCCCCGGCCAGTACAGCTTCATCCTCCTGAGCAAACACCGGCTCATGATCGGCGGCGAGCGAACCTTCGCAGAGGTTCGGTGGAAAGAAGTCGAGGTGGCGGGCGAACGCAAAGGCCGCTCAATCACGTTCGTCGGCCCGCCAGAGTCATTTTACGAATCCGCCGAACTCAAGGATTTTCGCTTAAGCAGTAAGAATCACGTCGATCTGCCCATTCTCATCAACAATCGGTGGGTCCGCACTTTGCTCAGCCACCCGACGCCGCCCGGTTTCGATGGTGACGAGGATCGGAATGGGCGACGGAACCACGATGAGATCGCGTTCTGGTCAGCCTATGTGCCGGCCAATGCTCGGGAGCTTCGTGAAAACGATGCATTGGGATTGCCAGCGATGCCGTTGGAGCGGTTCTACGACCATCCGATCGCTCCGTTCGAAATGGCAGATCAGCGGATGGCTCCGTTCATCGTTATGGGAGATCTGAATGCTGATCCGGTCGATGGTGGCTCGATCCCCGGGGCGATTGACCAACTGCTCGACCACCCGCGCGTGCAAGACCCACGGCCGCGCTCGGAGGGTGGGGCCGCGGCGGCGGTGCGGCAGGGCGGGGTCAATGCCGATCATCGCGGCGACCCGGCCCTCGATACGGGGGACTTCTCCGACAATCGCGTCGGCAACCTGCGGGTCGACTACGTGCTGCCGAGCGTTGATCTGGAGGTGGTCGACAGCGGCGTGTACTGGCCAGCCGACGGGCAAGGTTTGGAACTTGTTGAGAAAGCGAGCGACCATCGGCTCGTGTGGGTGGATGTGATCGTGAAGTAA
- a CDS encoding replication-associated recombination protein A yields the protein MDLFADQREANIRRAQPLAVRMRPRSLDEVVGQQHFLGKGKLLRRMIDADRLTSAVFYGPPGTGKTTLAAVIANHTKSHFAMLNAVNSGVKEVRAVLDAARERLGHGGSRTLLFLDELHRFNKAQQDILLGDVETGTILLIGATTENPFFAINSALVSRSQIFQFQPLSEDEVKALLRTAMTDDERGFGKLDLTVDDDALGLFATLSDGDARRALSGLEVAVLSQLAETEHDDLDAAMGQEEQADAVHVTLDIAEQSTQRKAIVYDRLGDAHYDAASAFIKSMRGGDPDSALYWLATMLEAGEDPRFIARRIAIFASEDIGMADPMAISVAASAFEIVTRIGMPEGKLTLAHAVVHMATAPKSRSATNAISLAAKDVAEARTVPVPRHLRDSHYSGAELLGHGRAAAKPDADASDYFGVDAAYYEPTDRGFEATIRARFESDPNRSNG from the coding sequence ATGGACCTCTTCGCCGATCAACGGGAAGCGAACATTCGGCGGGCGCAGCCCCTGGCCGTCCGCATGCGGCCGCGCTCGCTCGACGAAGTCGTTGGCCAACAACACTTCCTCGGCAAGGGCAAACTCCTACGCCGCATGATCGACGCGGACCGGCTCACGTCCGCCGTTTTCTACGGCCCGCCCGGCACCGGCAAGACCACGCTCGCCGCCGTCATTGCCAATCACACCAAGTCGCACTTCGCGATGCTCAACGCCGTCAACAGCGGCGTGAAGGAAGTCCGCGCCGTCCTCGACGCCGCCCGTGAACGCCTGGGCCACGGCGGCTCGCGCACGCTGCTCTTCCTCGACGAGCTCCACCGCTTCAACAAAGCCCAGCAGGACATCCTCCTTGGCGACGTCGAGACCGGCACCATTCTGCTCATCGGTGCGACGACGGAAAACCCGTTCTTCGCGATCAACTCCGCACTCGTCTCACGCAGCCAGATCTTCCAGTTCCAACCGCTCAGCGAAGACGAAGTCAAAGCGTTGCTTCGCACCGCGATGACCGACGACGAGCGTGGCTTCGGCAAGCTCGACCTCACCGTCGACGACGACGCGCTCGGCCTGTTCGCCACGCTTAGCGATGGCGACGCGCGTCGCGCCCTCAGCGGCCTCGAAGTCGCGGTGCTCAGCCAGCTCGCCGAGACCGAACACGACGACCTCGACGCGGCCATGGGCCAAGAGGAGCAAGCCGATGCCGTCCACGTCACGCTCGACATCGCCGAGCAATCGACCCAGCGCAAGGCCATCGTCTACGACCGTCTCGGCGACGCCCACTACGACGCGGCCAGTGCGTTCATCAAGAGCATGCGCGGCGGCGATCCCGACAGCGCGCTCTACTGGCTCGCGACCATGCTCGAAGCCGGCGAGGACCCACGGTTCATCGCGCGCCGCATCGCGATCTTTGCCTCCGAGGACATCGGCATGGCCGACCCGATGGCGATCAGCGTCGCGGCGTCGGCGTTTGAGATTGTCACACGCATCGGCATGCCCGAGGGCAAACTGACGCTCGCCCATGCCGTGGTCCACATGGCCACCGCGCCCAAGAGTCGCAGCGCGACGAACGCGATCAGTCTTGCGGCCAAGGACGTTGCCGAGGCCCGGACCGTGCCGGTTCCTCGGCACCTGCGTGATTCGCATTACAGTGGCGCCGAATTACTCGGCCACGGTCGGGCTGCGGCGAAACCGGATGCTGATGCGTCT